One window of the Sulfitobacter alexandrii genome contains the following:
- the glmS gene encoding glutamine--fructose-6-phosphate transaminase (isomerizing) — translation MCGIVGVLGNHEAAPILVEALKRLEYRGYDSAGIATVNNGTLDRRRAVGKLVNLSDLLVHEPLTGKSGIGHTRWATHGAPTVTNAHPHRAGGVAVVHNGIIENFRELREELAGHGVQFVTETDTETVALLTQHYMAQGADPVAAAKQALSRLTGAFALAFLFDGEDDLMIAARKGSPLAIGYGTGEMFVGSDAIALSPLTDRISYLEEGDTAVITRTSVEITDSAGAVVERPIKTIQIDSTRIDKGGHKHFMAKEIAEQPGVLGQALQHYLGTDSEIHLPGAGLDFAGIERITMVACGTAFYACLTAKYWFEQIARIPVEVDVASEYRYREPPITKGTLAIFVSQSGETADTLAALRYCAGKAEKIASVVNVPESSIARESDVALPIYAGVEVGVASTKAFTCQLTVLFMLVLKAARDRGVLDAGTLDSHVQALRGLPSIINQALEQNAAMRDTAYKLSTARDVLFLGRGQMYPLALEGALKLKEISYIHAEAYASGELKHGPIALVDEEVPVIVMAPRDALFDKTVSNMQEVMARKGKVILISDARGLSEASQGVWSSIEMPEIPDALAPILYALPAQLLAYHTAVAKGTDVDQPRNLAKSVTVE, via the coding sequence ATGTGCGGAATCGTGGGAGTCCTCGGAAATCACGAGGCGGCGCCGATCCTAGTCGAGGCGCTCAAGCGCCTGGAATATCGCGGCTATGACAGCGCCGGGATCGCCACAGTCAACAACGGCACACTGGACCGCCGGCGCGCGGTGGGCAAGCTGGTCAACCTCAGCGACCTGCTGGTGCATGAACCGCTGACCGGGAAATCCGGCATCGGCCACACCCGCTGGGCCACCCACGGCGCGCCCACGGTCACAAATGCCCACCCGCACCGCGCCGGCGGCGTGGCTGTCGTGCACAACGGCATCATTGAGAATTTCCGCGAACTGCGCGAGGAACTCGCCGGACACGGTGTGCAATTCGTGACCGAAACGGACACGGAAACCGTCGCGCTGCTGACCCAGCACTACATGGCACAGGGCGCCGACCCGGTGGCGGCAGCGAAACAGGCGCTGTCCCGGCTGACAGGCGCCTTCGCCCTGGCCTTCCTGTTCGACGGTGAGGACGATCTGATGATTGCCGCGCGCAAGGGATCCCCGCTGGCGATCGGCTACGGCACGGGCGAAATGTTCGTCGGGTCTGACGCCATCGCGCTGTCGCCGCTGACCGACCGGATTTCGTATCTCGAAGAAGGCGACACCGCCGTCATCACGCGCACATCGGTCGAGATCACCGACAGCGCGGGCGCGGTGGTCGAGCGGCCGATCAAGACCATCCAGATCGACAGCACCCGCATCGACAAGGGCGGGCACAAGCATTTCATGGCCAAGGAGATCGCCGAGCAGCCCGGAGTGCTGGGTCAGGCGCTGCAACACTATCTCGGCACCGACAGCGAGATCCACCTGCCGGGTGCGGGGCTCGACTTCGCCGGGATCGAACGGATCACGATGGTCGCCTGCGGTACCGCTTTCTATGCCTGTCTGACCGCGAAGTACTGGTTCGAACAGATCGCCCGCATCCCTGTCGAAGTCGACGTGGCGTCCGAGTACCGCTACCGCGAACCCCCGATCACCAAGGGGACACTGGCCATCTTCGTCAGCCAGTCGGGCGAGACCGCCGATACCCTCGCCGCCCTGCGCTATTGCGCCGGCAAGGCCGAGAAGATCGCGAGCGTGGTCAACGTTCCCGAAAGCTCCATCGCGCGGGAAAGCGACGTTGCCTTGCCGATCTACGCAGGCGTCGAAGTTGGCGTGGCCTCGACCAAGGCCTTCACCTGCCAGCTGACGGTGCTGTTCATGCTCGTGCTCAAGGCCGCCCGCGACCGCGGCGTGCTGGATGCCGGCACGCTCGACAGCCACGTGCAGGCGCTGCGCGGGCTGCCGTCGATCATCAATCAGGCGCTGGAGCAGAACGCCGCCATGCGCGACACGGCCTACAAGCTCTCGACCGCGCGGGACGTCCTGTTCTTGGGCCGTGGCCAGATGTATCCCCTCGCCCTTGAAGGTGCGCTGAAGCTGAAGGAAATCAGCTACATACACGCCGAAGCCTATGCTTCAGGCGAGCTGAAGCACGGCCCCATCGCGCTGGTCGACGAAGAGGTGCCCGTCATTGTCATGGCGCCCCGCGACGCGCTCTTCGACAAGACCGTCAGCAACATGCAGGAAGTCATGGCGCGCAAGGGAAAGGTGATCCTGATCTCCGACGCCAGGGGCCTTTCGGAGGCGAGCCAGGGGGTGTGGTCGAGCATCGAGATGCCCGAGATACCGGATGCGCTGGCGCCCATCCTCTACGCGCTGCCCGCTCAACTGCTGGCATACCACACCGCCGTCGCCAAGGGCACGGACGTGGACCAGCCCCGCAACCTGGCGAAATCGGTGACGGTGGAATAG
- the glmU gene encoding bifunctional UDP-N-acetylglucosamine diphosphorylase/glucosamine-1-phosphate N-acetyltransferase GlmU has translation MNTSLVILAAGKGTRMNSDLPKVLHPIAGEAMLIHAMESGRVLAPEHTVVVAGHGADLVRAATLAHDPDAIVVEQAEQLGTAHAVAQAREALAAFDGMTVVLYGDTPFIRAETLERMQAALDHHDVAVLGFEAADPARYGRLVMDGDTLERIVEFKDATDAERAITLCNSGVVAARTELLFDLIDAVGNDNAAGEYYLTDIVGLARGRGLRATAVTCDEAETMGVNSRADLALADATFQTRARAALLEDGVTLTAPETVYLARDTVIGRDTLIEPNVVFGPGVTVESGATIRAFSHLEGCHVARGGVVGPYARLRPGAELAEDVRVGNFVEIKNAQVAEGAKINHLSYVGDAFVGAAANIGAGTITCNYDGVMKHHTHIGARAFIGSNTMLVAPVSIGDGAMTGSGSVITSDVEPDALALARAPQVEKPGMGRKLFEILKAKKARMQRGS, from the coding sequence ATGAATACGTCACTGGTCATCCTTGCCGCAGGCAAAGGCACACGGATGAATTCGGACCTGCCCAAGGTCCTGCACCCCATCGCCGGCGAGGCGATGCTGATACACGCGATGGAATCCGGCCGCGTGCTGGCGCCCGAACACACCGTCGTGGTCGCGGGCCACGGCGCCGATCTGGTGCGCGCCGCCACGCTGGCCCATGATCCCGACGCGATCGTGGTCGAACAGGCAGAGCAGCTTGGCACGGCGCACGCCGTCGCCCAGGCCCGCGAGGCACTGGCGGCTTTCGACGGCATGACGGTTGTCCTCTACGGCGACACCCCCTTCATTCGTGCCGAGACGCTGGAGCGGATGCAGGCCGCGCTGGATCACCACGATGTCGCGGTGCTGGGGTTCGAGGCCGCCGACCCGGCCCGCTACGGCCGTCTCGTGATGGACGGCGACACGCTGGAGCGTATCGTCGAGTTCAAGGACGCCACCGATGCAGAGCGCGCGATCACGCTGTGCAACTCTGGCGTGGTCGCCGCCCGCACCGAATTGCTGTTCGACCTGATCGACGCGGTCGGCAACGACAACGCGGCGGGCGAGTATTACCTGACGGACATCGTGGGATTGGCCCGCGGACGCGGGCTGCGGGCCACCGCCGTCACCTGCGACGAGGCCGAAACCATGGGCGTCAATTCGCGCGCCGACCTCGCGCTGGCGGACGCCACGTTCCAGACCCGCGCCCGGGCGGCGCTGCTCGAAGACGGCGTGACCCTGACGGCCCCGGAAACAGTCTATCTTGCCCGCGACACCGTGATCGGGCGCGACACCCTGATCGAACCTAACGTGGTTTTCGGGCCGGGCGTCACCGTGGAATCCGGCGCGACCATCCGGGCCTTCTCGCATCTCGAAGGGTGCCATGTCGCCCGCGGCGGGGTTGTCGGCCCCTACGCCCGTCTGCGCCCCGGCGCCGAACTGGCCGAGGACGTGCGCGTCGGCAACTTCGTCGAGATCAAGAATGCACAGGTGGCCGAAGGGGCCAAGATCAATCACCTCAGCTACGTGGGCGATGCCTTTGTCGGCGCCGCCGCCAATATCGGCGCAGGCACCATCACCTGCAACTACGACGGCGTGATGAAGCACCACACGCACATCGGCGCCCGCGCCTTCATCGGGTCCAACACCATGCTGGTGGCCCCGGTGAGCATCGGCGACGGCGCCATGACGGGATCGGGCTCCGTCATCACGTCGGACGTGGAACCCGATGCGCTGGCCCTCGCCCGCGCGCCGCAGGTGGAAAAACCCGGCATGGGCCGGAAACTGTTCGAAATCCTGAAGGCCAAGAAGGCCAGAATGCAGCGAGGCAGCTGA
- a CDS encoding HAD-IA family hydrolase, with the protein MKTVVFDLDGTLADTSGDLIAAANACFRDMGAGDILDPVADAGTALRGGRAMLTLGMGRLGRARDEDTINAYYPRLLEAYARDIDTHTTLYPGAMEAVIRLKQAGYRVAICTNKPEELANTLLTRLGVRDVFDAMLGADTLAVRKPDPEHLFETARRAGGDPALCLLIGDSDTDRNTARNAKRPCVLVTFGPAGDDMAALEPEALLNHYDDLHDIVVGLVGAAG; encoded by the coding sequence ATGAAGACGGTTGTTTTCGATCTGGACGGAACGCTGGCGGATACGAGTGGCGACCTGATCGCCGCCGCGAACGCCTGTTTCAGGGACATGGGAGCGGGTGACATCCTGGACCCCGTCGCGGATGCCGGCACCGCCCTGCGCGGGGGGCGCGCCATGCTCACTCTGGGCATGGGGCGGCTGGGACGGGCCCGGGATGAGGACACCATCAATGCCTATTATCCGCGCCTGCTCGAAGCGTACGCGCGCGACATAGACACGCATACTACGCTCTATCCCGGCGCGATGGAGGCGGTGATCCGGCTCAAGCAGGCGGGTTACAGGGTGGCGATCTGCACCAACAAGCCCGAAGAGCTTGCCAACACCCTGCTGACCCGGCTTGGCGTGCGCGACGTGTTCGACGCGATGCTGGGGGCCGACACGCTGGCCGTGCGCAAGCCGGACCCCGAACATCTGTTCGAGACGGCCCGGCGGGCCGGCGGCGATCCCGCGCTGTGCCTGCTGATCGGCGACAGCGATACCGATCGCAACACGGCCCGGAATGCCAAGAGGCCTTGCGTCCTCGTCACCTTCGGACCGGCGGGCGACGACATGGCGGCACTGGAGCCGGAGGCGCTGTTGAACCATTACGACGATCTGCACGACATCGTCGTGGGCCTTGTGGGGGCGGCAGGATGA
- a CDS encoding pyridoxamine 5'-phosphate oxidase family protein, which produces MSTDLKKEFWDRMEDIRSGMLGADNARSVPMSHFVDDDTPNTLWFITAKDTDISKAAGTGADAEYIVSSKDEHLYARIHGRITVSHDDEQLDDIWNAFAAAWFDGDKNDPDVQLLRMDLKEAEVWVTEGNLKFLYEIAKANVTDEKPDAGKHGTLMF; this is translated from the coding sequence ATGAGCACCGATCTGAAAAAGGAATTCTGGGACCGCATGGAAGACATCCGCTCCGGCATGCTGGGCGCCGACAACGCGCGCTCCGTTCCGATGAGCCATTTCGTCGATGATGATACGCCGAACACGCTCTGGTTCATCACCGCCAAGGACACCGACATTTCCAAGGCCGCAGGCACCGGCGCGGACGCGGAATACATCGTTTCCAGCAAGGATGAGCATCTTTACGCGCGCATCCATGGGCGGATCACCGTTTCACACGATGACGAACAGCTCGATGACATCTGGAACGCCTTTGCCGCCGCATGGTTCGACGGGGACAAGAATGACCCCGATGTGCAACTGCTGCGCATGGACCTCAAGGAAGCCGAGGTCTGGGTGACCGAAGGCAACCTCAAGTTCCTCTACGAGATCGCCAAGGCTAACGTCACCGATGAAAAGCCCGACGCGGGCAAGCACGGAACGCTGATGTTCTGA
- a CDS encoding isovaleryl-CoA dehydrogenase: MFNASMSFDLGEDIGALREMVHRWAQERVKPMAAEIDAKNDFPSELWREMGELGLLGMTVEEEYGGSGMGYAAHVVAVEEIARASASVSLSYGAHSNLCVNQIKLNGTPGQKAKYLPKLCTGEHVGALAMSEAGAGSDVVSMKLNAEKRNDHYRLSGNKYWITNAPDAETLVVYAKTDPKAGSKGITAFLIERGMKGFSTPPHLDKLGMRGSNTGELVFDDVEVPFENVLGEEGRGVAVLMSGLDYERVVLAGIGLGIMAACLDEVMPYVSERKQFGEPIGNFQLMQGKMADMYTAMNSARAYVYSVAQACDRGSVTRQDAAACCLYASEQAMTQAHQAVQAMGGAGYLNDTPVARIFRDAKLMEIGAGTSEIRRMLVGREMMASMG, translated from the coding sequence ATGTTCAATGCGAGTATGAGTTTCGATCTGGGGGAAGACATCGGTGCCCTGCGGGAAATGGTGCATCGCTGGGCGCAGGAACGGGTCAAGCCCATGGCGGCCGAGATCGACGCCAAAAATGACTTCCCTTCCGAACTCTGGCGCGAGATGGGCGAGCTGGGCCTTCTCGGCATGACCGTGGAGGAGGAATACGGCGGATCCGGCATGGGCTATGCGGCGCATGTGGTCGCGGTCGAGGAAATCGCCCGCGCTTCCGCGTCCGTCTCGCTGTCCTACGGCGCGCATTCGAACCTTTGCGTCAACCAGATCAAGCTGAACGGCACGCCCGGTCAGAAGGCCAAGTATCTGCCCAAGCTCTGCACGGGGGAACATGTCGGCGCGCTGGCCATGTCCGAGGCCGGTGCGGGAAGCGACGTCGTGTCGATGAAGCTGAACGCGGAGAAGCGCAACGATCACTATCGTCTTTCCGGCAACAAGTACTGGATCACGAATGCTCCGGATGCCGAAACGCTGGTCGTTTACGCCAAGACCGACCCGAAAGCGGGATCGAAGGGGATCACGGCCTTCCTGATCGAGCGGGGGATGAAGGGGTTCAGCACGCCACCCCACCTCGACAAGCTGGGCATGCGCGGGTCGAACACCGGCGAACTCGTGTTCGACGATGTCGAGGTGCCGTTCGAGAACGTGCTCGGCGAGGAAGGCCGCGGTGTCGCTGTCCTGATGTCGGGTCTGGACTACGAGCGCGTGGTGCTGGCCGGGATCGGGCTGGGCATCATGGCCGCGTGCCTTGACGAGGTCATGCCCTACGTGAGCGAACGCAAGCAATTCGGGGAGCCGATCGGAAATTTCCAGCTGATGCAGGGAAAGATGGCCGACATGTACACCGCGATGAACTCGGCGAGGGCGTATGTCTACAGCGTGGCGCAGGCCTGTGACCGGGGCAGCGTCACGCGTCAGGACGCCGCTGCCTGCTGTCTCTATGCCTCCGAGCAGGCGATGACGCAGGCCCACCAGGCGGTGCAGGCGATGGGCGGCGCGGGATACCTGAACGACACCCCCGTCGCGCGCATCTTCCGCGATGCCAAGCTGATGGAGATCGGGGCGGGCACCTCGGAGATCCGGCGCATGCTGGTGGGGCGTGAAATGATGGCGTCGATGGGCTAG
- a CDS encoding lysozyme inhibitor LprI family protein, whose product MRLLLVLAMTCAGAAAAQQVDGNAVRSCFANTPIGETTPDCLGAASNACQDQGFDTTQGITQCIQAETAVWDDLLNAEYKSTRAALADQDAALPDTLLTAQRAWIAFRDAECALDYARWQGGSIRSVVFANCMMVMTARRTLELRDMKGN is encoded by the coding sequence ATGAGGCTGCTCTTGGTACTGGCGATGACCTGCGCGGGCGCGGCCGCGGCGCAGCAGGTGGACGGCAATGCGGTACGATCCTGTTTCGCGAACACCCCGATCGGAGAGACGACGCCCGACTGCCTTGGCGCGGCATCGAATGCCTGCCAGGACCAGGGCTTCGACACCACGCAGGGGATTACCCAGTGCATCCAGGCCGAAACGGCCGTCTGGGATGATCTGCTGAACGCCGAGTACAAGAGCACGCGCGCCGCCTTGGCGGATCAGGACGCCGCGCTGCCGGACACGTTGCTGACCGCGCAACGCGCCTGGATCGCCTTTCGCGATGCGGAATGTGCTTTGGACTATGCGCGCTGGCAGGGCGGTTCGATCCGCAGCGTGGTGTTTGCGAACTGCATGATGGTCATGACGGCCCGGCGCACGCTGGAGCTGCGGGACATGAAGGGAAATTGA
- a CDS encoding carboxyl transferase domain-containing protein, with translation MKLLSQALPSSEAYKANEAAHLKALEPVRAAAEAAALGGGEKSRARHESRGKMLPRERVANLLDPGSPFLEIGATAAHGLYDGAAPCAGVIAGIGRVQGHEVMVVCNDATVKGGSYYPMTVKKHLRAQEIAEANHLPCVYLVDSGGANLPNQDEVFPDRDHFGAIFYNQARMSAKGIPQIAVVMGSCTAGGAYVPAMSDVTIIVKEQGTIFLAGPPLVKAATGEVVSAEDLGGGDVHTRLSGVADYLAEDDAHALALARRAVGGLNRARPATVQWESPEEPAYDPAEMLGVVPADLRTPYDIREVIARLVDGSRFDEFKSRFGETLVTGFAHVKGCPVGIIANNGVLFSEAAQKGAHFVELCSQRNIPLVFLQNITGFMVGRKYENEGIARHGAKMVTAVATTNVPKITMLVGGSFGAGNYGMSGRAYRPRFLWTWPNSRISVMGGPQAAGVLATVKRDAMERAGETWTEEEETAFKQPTIDMFEEQSHPLYASARLWDDGIIDPRKSRDVLYLSLTASLNAPIEPTRFGVFRM, from the coding sequence GTGAAATTGCTATCTCAGGCTTTGCCCTCCTCCGAGGCCTACAAGGCGAACGAGGCCGCGCACCTCAAGGCGCTTGAACCGGTCCGGGCGGCGGCGGAGGCCGCGGCGCTGGGCGGCGGAGAGAAATCCCGCGCGCGCCACGAAAGCCGGGGCAAGATGCTGCCGCGCGAGCGTGTGGCGAACCTGCTCGATCCCGGCAGCCCGTTTCTGGAAATCGGCGCGACGGCGGCGCATGGCCTCTACGACGGGGCGGCGCCCTGCGCGGGCGTGATCGCGGGCATCGGCCGGGTGCAGGGGCACGAGGTCATGGTGGTCTGCAACGATGCCACCGTGAAGGGGGGCAGCTATTATCCGATGACGGTGAAAAAGCACCTGCGCGCGCAGGAGATCGCCGAGGCCAATCATCTGCCCTGCGTCTATCTCGTGGATTCGGGCGGTGCCAACCTGCCGAACCAGGACGAGGTCTTTCCGGACCGGGACCATTTCGGCGCGATTTTCTACAACCAGGCGCGGATGTCCGCCAAGGGTATCCCGCAGATCGCCGTGGTCATGGGGTCGTGCACGGCTGGCGGTGCCTATGTGCCCGCGATGTCGGACGTCACCATCATCGTCAAGGAGCAGGGCACGATCTTTCTCGCCGGGCCGCCGCTGGTCAAGGCGGCGACGGGCGAAGTGGTCAGCGCCGAGGATCTGGGCGGCGGCGACGTGCACACCCGGCTGTCGGGCGTGGCCGACTACCTCGCCGAGGACGACGCCCATGCGCTCGCGCTTGCCCGGCGGGCCGTGGGCGGGTTGAACCGCGCGCGCCCGGCGACGGTGCAATGGGAAAGCCCCGAGGAACCGGCCTATGACCCCGCCGAGATGCTGGGCGTGGTGCCCGCCGACCTGCGCACCCCCTACGACATCCGCGAGGTCATCGCACGGCTGGTCGACGGCAGCCGCTTCGACGAGTTCAAGTCCCGCTTCGGCGAGACGCTGGTGACCGGCTTCGCCCACGTCAAGGGGTGCCCCGTGGGCATCATCGCCAACAACGGCGTGCTGTTTTCCGAAGCCGCCCAGAAGGGCGCGCACTTCGTGGAGCTCTGCAGCCAGCGCAACATTCCGCTGGTCTTCCTGCAGAACATCACCGGCTTCATGGTGGGCCGCAAGTACGAGAACGAGGGCATCGCGCGCCACGGGGCCAAGATGGTCACCGCCGTGGCAACCACAAATGTGCCCAAGATCACGATGCTGGTGGGCGGATCTTTCGGCGCGGGCAACTACGGGATGTCCGGGCGGGCCTATCGACCACGGTTCCTCTGGACGTGGCCCAACAGCCGGATTTCCGTCATGGGCGGGCCGCAGGCGGCGGGCGTGCTGGCCACCGTGAAGCGCGATGCGATGGAACGGGCCGGGGAAACCTGGACCGAGGAAGAGGAAACCGCCTTCAAGCAGCCCACCATCGACATGTTCGAGGAGCAGTCGCATCCGCTCTACGCTTCCGCGCGGCTTTGGGACGACGGCATCATCGACCCGCGCAAGAGCCGTGATGTGCTGTACCTGAGCCTGACAGCCAGCCTCAACGCCCCGATCGAACCGACGCGCTTTGGCGTGTTCCGCATGTGA
- a CDS encoding ASCH domain-containing protein → MAKLEEVLARYPGAQTFSFGDTPELISALTALVRSGAKRATCTALADVEAGRETMPVVGRRDVALDADGRPALVIETKELVRTTWAGMTEEMALAEGEDDTLESWRAGHRRYYERHGIFSEDMTLIWERFEVVEAF, encoded by the coding sequence ATGGCGAAACTTGAAGAGGTGCTGGCGCGCTACCCGGGAGCGCAGACGTTCTCCTTCGGGGACACGCCCGAGCTGATCTCGGCGCTTACGGCGCTGGTCCGGTCCGGGGCAAAGCGGGCGACCTGTACCGCCCTCGCCGATGTGGAGGCCGGGCGCGAGACGATGCCGGTCGTGGGGCGGCGGGACGTGGCGCTCGACGCCGACGGCAGGCCCGCGCTGGTGATCGAAACCAAGGAACTGGTCCGGACCACCTGGGCGGGAATGACCGAGGAGATGGCGCTGGCCGAGGGGGAGGACGACACGCTGGAAAGCTGGCGGGCCGGGCATCGCCGATACTACGAGCGCCACGGCATATTCTCCGAAGACATGACGCTGATCTGGGAGCGCTTCGAGGTCGTCGAGGCGTTCTGA
- a CDS encoding acetyl/propionyl/methylcrotonyl-CoA carboxylase subunit alpha, giving the protein MFDTILIANRGEIACRVMQTAQAMGVRCVAVHSDADAGAKHVEMADAAVHIGGSAPAESYLKGDRIIAAALETGAQAIHPGYGFLSENPDFVEAVEAAGLVFIGPSAKAIRAMGLKDAAKALMVEAGVPVVPGYHGSDQDDDLLAREAEKIGYPVLIKAVAGGGGKGMRQVDDAKGFKAALESARSEARSAFGNADVLVEKFVAKPRHLEVQIFGDGTSALHLFERDCSLQRRHQKVIEEAPAPGMTEEMRAAMGAAAVRAAEAIGYAGAGTVEFIVDASDGLRPDGFFFMEMNTRLQVEHPVTEAITGVDLVEWQLRVAAGESLPMRQEDLAIDGHAFEARLYAEDVPKGFLPATGTLTHLTFTERTRADSGVRAGDTISPFYDPMIAKVIVHGPTRDVALARLRAALAGARVAGTVTNLAFLGALAGHTGFAMGDVDTGLIARDIDALTEVPALQPWHEALAGMAALGLLDPSEDAGFALWRPLRRQVMLARSGEDSLLKVRVMSPDRQVWSVGEAEVTAERRAGAWYLDGNRAPEVSVAGQVVTVFDGYGMAFDVIDPLARAAGRSGDGNVIEAPMPGMVRLVDAKVGQKVAAGDRLAVLEAMKMEHSLLAERDGVVAEVLAAAGDQVEAGAALVRLEAEDEAAA; this is encoded by the coding sequence ATGTTCGACACGATCCTGATCGCAAACCGGGGCGAGATCGCCTGCCGGGTCATGCAAACGGCCCAGGCGATGGGCGTGCGCTGTGTCGCGGTCCATTCGGATGCGGATGCGGGCGCCAAGCACGTGGAAATGGCTGACGCGGCCGTGCATATCGGCGGGTCGGCCCCGGCGGAAAGCTATCTCAAGGGCGACCGGATCATCGCGGCGGCGCTGGAGACAGGCGCGCAGGCGATCCATCCCGGCTACGGCTTCCTGTCGGAGAACCCCGACTTCGTCGAGGCGGTCGAGGCGGCCGGGCTGGTGTTCATCGGCCCTTCTGCAAAGGCGATCCGCGCTATGGGGCTCAAGGATGCCGCCAAGGCGCTGATGGTCGAGGCAGGCGTGCCGGTCGTGCCGGGATATCACGGCTCGGACCAGGACGATGACCTGCTCGCGCGGGAAGCCGAAAAGATCGGCTATCCCGTCCTGATCAAGGCGGTCGCCGGCGGCGGCGGCAAGGGCATGCGGCAGGTGGACGACGCCAAGGGGTTCAAGGCGGCGCTCGAGTCGGCCAGGTCGGAGGCTAGAAGCGCCTTCGGCAACGCCGATGTGCTGGTCGAGAAATTCGTTGCCAAGCCGCGCCACCTCGAGGTGCAGATCTTCGGCGACGGAACTTCTGCGCTGCACCTCTTCGAGCGCGACTGTTCGCTGCAGCGGCGGCACCAGAAGGTGATCGAGGAAGCCCCGGCACCCGGCATGACGGAAGAGATGCGCGCCGCGATGGGCGCCGCTGCCGTCCGCGCGGCCGAGGCCATCGGCTACGCCGGGGCGGGAACGGTGGAATTCATCGTGGACGCGTCGGACGGGCTGCGCCCGGACGGGTTCTTCTTCATGGAGATGAACACACGGTTGCAAGTGGAACACCCCGTGACGGAGGCGATCACGGGGGTCGATCTGGTCGAATGGCAACTTCGGGTCGCGGCGGGAGAAAGCCTTCCGATGCGTCAGGAAGATCTCGCCATCGACGGCCATGCCTTCGAGGCGCGGCTCTACGCCGAAGATGTTCCCAAGGGTTTCCTTCCGGCGACCGGAACGCTGACCCACCTGACATTCACCGAACGGACGCGCGCCGATTCCGGCGTGCGGGCGGGCGACACGATCAGCCCTTTCTACGACCCGATGATCGCCAAGGTGATCGTGCATGGGCCGACCCGCGACGTGGCGCTGGCGCGACTGCGCGCGGCACTGGCGGGGGCACGGGTGGCCGGCACCGTCACGAACCTCGCGTTCCTCGGGGCGCTGGCGGGTCACACCGGCTTTGCCATGGGGGACGTCGATACGGGGCTGATCGCCCGCGACATTGACGCGCTGACCGAGGTTCCGGCGTTGCAGCCCTGGCACGAGGCGCTGGCGGGCATGGCGGCGCTGGGCCTGCTGGACCCGTCGGAGGATGCGGGCTTCGCGCTGTGGCGACCGCTGCGACGGCAGGTGATGCTGGCCAGATCGGGCGAGGACAGTCTGCTCAAGGTCAGGGTGATGTCGCCGGACCGGCAGGTCTGGTCGGTGGGAGAGGCCGAGGTGACGGCCGAGCGCCGCGCGGGCGCGTGGTATCTTGACGGCAACCGGGCGCCCGAAGTCAGTGTCGCGGGGCAGGTGGTCACCGTCTTCGACGGCTACGGCATGGCCTTCGACGTGATCGACCCGCTGGCGCGGGCGGCGGGCCGCAGCGGCGACGGGAATGTCATCGAAGCACCGATGCCCGGCATGGTCAGGCTGGTCGATGCAAAGGTGGGCCAGAAGGTCGCCGCGGGCGACAGGTTGGCCGTGCTCGAGGCGATGAAGATGGAACATTCCTTGCTGGCCGAGCGTGACGGTGTGGTGGCCGAGGTGCTGGCCGCGGCCGGCGATCAGGTCGAGGCGGGCGCCGCCCTGGTGCGCCTCGAAGCGGAGGATGAGGCGGCCGCCTGA
- a CDS encoding glutathione S-transferase family protein, which yields MITLHHCPQTRSMRTLWLLNEMEVEFQVRTYAFDRSLRDPAYLSLSPAGRVPALEIDGERMFETGAITEYLCERFSPERLGRMPGVPDRMAWLVWLHFAETISQHTAALTQQHVALREDHMRSPIVMKLEAARIGKCYDALEARLSTPVENRDYLLTSGFSAVDISVGQAVYMARFFAKLDKHPAVAEWYERITDRESFAESLPQGEGIYDRDFYEPWPVD from the coding sequence ATGATCACACTGCATCACTGTCCGCAAACGAGGTCGATGCGCACGCTCTGGCTGTTGAACGAGATGGAGGTGGAGTTCCAGGTGCGCACCTACGCCTTCGACAGGTCGCTGCGCGACCCGGCCTATCTGTCGCTCTCACCGGCAGGGCGTGTGCCCGCGCTGGAGATCGACGGCGAGCGGATGTTCGAAACCGGTGCGATCACGGAATACCTGTGCGAAAGGTTCAGCCCCGAAAGGCTGGGCCGGATGCCCGGCGTGCCGGACCGCATGGCATGGCTGGTCTGGCTGCATTTCGCCGAGACGATCAGCCAGCACACGGCGGCGCTGACCCAGCAGCACGTGGCGCTGCGCGAAGACCACATGCGCAGCCCCATCGTGATGAAGCTGGAGGCGGCGCGCATCGGCAAGTGCTACGACGCATTGGAAGCGCGGCTATCCACCCCGGTCGAGAACCGCGACTACCTGCTGACCAGCGGTTTCTCGGCGGTGGATATCTCGGTCGGGCAAGCGGTCTACATGGCGCGTTTCTTCGCGAAGCTGGACAAGCATCCGGCAGTTGCGGAATGGTACGAGAGGATCACGGACCGCGAGAGCTTTGCCGAGAGCCTTCCGCAGGGGGAAGGCATCTACGACAGGGACTTCTACGAGCCTTGGCCCGTCGACTGA